Proteins encoded within one genomic window of Chitinophaga parva:
- a CDS encoding helix-turn-helix domain-containing protein has product MLRKTEEIPFQHFPHAGQISLFKIGDYQSEITRKPHRHAFYHLIWFTQGRGTHMVDFKEYEQKDNTLFVLHPGQVHQVLEDKAAGGNQGWTISFTEKFYFARAEDDQSHFQHLSILHDFYHTAPIHLSDHASRSFQGLVPLMEQELQWAHCQRNVIKQYLTTFLTVAERERKRQDLQEVAQTGETAMNDHRTVQLRQLLEKHFRQEHHTGFYASEFALTPKRLNEISRLNTGKTVTELLHERLMLEAKRNLAFSTVSVKEICYDLGFEDPAYFSRFFKHHTGVTPQHFREHMFK; this is encoded by the coding sequence ATGTTACGTAAAACGGAAGAGATACCATTCCAGCATTTCCCCCATGCCGGACAAATCAGTCTGTTCAAGATCGGTGATTATCAAAGCGAAATTACACGCAAACCACACCGCCATGCTTTTTACCACCTCATCTGGTTCACCCAGGGACGGGGCACCCATATGGTAGATTTTAAAGAGTACGAACAAAAAGACAATACGTTATTTGTGCTTCATCCCGGCCAGGTACACCAGGTGCTGGAAGATAAGGCCGCGGGTGGTAACCAGGGATGGACCATCTCCTTTACCGAGAAATTCTACTTTGCCCGGGCGGAAGACGACCAGTCGCACTTCCAGCACCTGAGCATCCTGCACGACTTTTACCATACCGCCCCCATCCACCTCAGTGACCACGCCAGCCGGTCGTTCCAGGGCCTGGTGCCGCTCATGGAGCAGGAGCTGCAATGGGCCCATTGCCAGCGCAACGTGATCAAACAATACCTTACCACTTTCCTTACTGTGGCAGAGCGGGAGCGCAAGCGCCAGGACCTGCAGGAAGTAGCCCAGACCGGCGAAACCGCCATGAACGACCACCGGACCGTGCAGCTGCGCCAGCTGCTGGAAAAGCATTTCCGCCAGGAGCACCACACCGGGTTCTATGCCAGCGAATTTGCCCTTACGCCCAAACGCCTCAACGAGATCAGCCGCCTCAACACCGGCAAAACCGTTACAGAACTGCTGCATGAGCGCCTCATGCTGGAAGCAAAGCGCAACCTGGCCTTCAGCACCGTAAGTGTGAAGGAGATCTGCTACGACCTGGGTTTTGAAGACCCCGCCTACTTCAGCCGCTTCTTTAAACACCATACCGGGGTTACACCCCAGCATTTCCGGGAGCATATGTTCAAATAG
- the ispG gene encoding (E)-4-hydroxy-3-methylbut-2-enyl-diphosphate synthase — protein MQLYCNSLTAYQRLHTLEVKVGDLLIGNGHPIRVQTMTTTDTMDTAGTIAQAIRCIEAGAELVRITAPSKKEAENLLHIRNGLRAQGYTTPLVADIHFTPNAAEIAARIVEKVRINPGNYIDKKKFELIEYTDAEYLEEIDRIRERFTPLVNICKEHGTAMRIGTNHGSLSDRIMSRYGDTPMGMVESAMEFLRIAEDLDYRNIVLSMKSSNPQVMVQAYRLLVHTMQQELGHCYPLHLGVTEAGDGEDGRIKSAAGIGTLLEDGLGDTIRVSLTEDPEFELPVCRDLVKRYNDRAAKQAPIAPVEKITYSPFEYSRRPTAAVGNIGDKHVPVVVADFKGVENITPAALRSIGYTYDESSDKWNIADAAADYLFTEKPLTFALPGTLHVIVPAAVWPGVEDKEKYLPFFTLQDYLGAAQRSASFNFVSMNADQLPDAATLQALAADKTVVLSVYAENVHAMPAVRRFFMQLQEEKINTPALLETRAADATADEQLIHFSVETGALLLDGFGDGLWLRGTDVSSRALVNNVAFGILQATRTRISKTEYISCPSCGRTLFDLQETTARIRAVTHHLKGVKIAIMGCIVNGPGEMADADFGYVGSGVGKITLYRGKEVVKRGLSSEVAVDELIDLIKDHGMWVEKN, from the coding sequence ATGCAGCTTTATTGTAATTCTCTCACCGCTTATCAACGTTTGCACACCCTGGAAGTGAAGGTGGGCGACCTGCTTATTGGAAATGGACACCCCATCCGCGTGCAGACCATGACCACTACCGATACCATGGATACTGCCGGTACCATTGCCCAGGCCATCCGTTGTATTGAGGCAGGCGCCGAACTGGTGCGCATTACCGCCCCCAGTAAAAAAGAAGCCGAAAACTTATTGCATATCCGCAACGGGCTCCGCGCCCAGGGGTATACTACGCCGCTGGTAGCCGATATCCACTTTACACCCAATGCCGCTGAAATTGCCGCCCGCATCGTGGAAAAGGTGCGTATCAACCCGGGCAACTACATCGACAAAAAGAAATTTGAGCTCATTGAATATACCGATGCGGAGTACCTGGAGGAAATAGACCGCATCCGCGAACGGTTTACCCCCCTGGTGAATATCTGCAAAGAGCACGGCACCGCCATGCGCATTGGCACCAACCACGGCTCCCTGAGCGACCGTATCATGAGCCGCTATGGCGATACCCCCATGGGCATGGTGGAAAGCGCCATGGAGTTTCTCCGCATTGCGGAAGACCTGGACTACCGGAACATTGTGCTCAGTATGAAGTCCAGCAACCCACAGGTGATGGTGCAGGCCTACCGCCTCCTGGTGCATACCATGCAGCAGGAACTGGGGCACTGCTATCCCCTCCACCTGGGCGTTACAGAAGCAGGCGACGGGGAAGACGGCCGCATCAAATCTGCCGCCGGCATCGGCACCCTGCTGGAAGACGGCCTGGGCGATACCATCCGCGTGAGCCTCACGGAAGACCCGGAATTTGAGCTGCCTGTGTGCCGCGACCTGGTGAAACGCTATAACGACCGCGCCGCCAAACAGGCGCCCATTGCCCCCGTAGAAAAGATCACCTACTCTCCTTTTGAATACAGCCGCCGCCCCACAGCCGCCGTGGGCAACATTGGCGATAAACACGTACCCGTGGTGGTGGCAGATTTTAAAGGAGTCGAAAATATTACCCCTGCAGCCCTGCGGTCCATTGGCTACACCTACGACGAGTCCTCTGATAAATGGAACATTGCAGATGCCGCGGCAGATTACCTCTTCACTGAAAAGCCCCTCACCTTTGCCCTGCCCGGCACCCTCCATGTGATTGTTCCGGCTGCGGTGTGGCCCGGCGTGGAGGATAAAGAAAAATACCTGCCCTTCTTTACATTGCAGGACTACCTGGGCGCTGCACAGCGCTCCGCCAGCTTCAACTTTGTGAGCATGAATGCAGACCAGCTGCCGGACGCGGCTACCCTGCAGGCCCTGGCGGCAGATAAAACCGTGGTGCTGAGCGTGTATGCTGAGAATGTGCATGCCATGCCGGCGGTGCGCCGTTTCTTTATGCAATTGCAGGAAGAGAAGATCAATACACCTGCGCTGCTGGAAACCCGCGCAGCAGATGCCACCGCGGATGAGCAGCTCATTCACTTCAGCGTAGAAACCGGTGCCCTCCTGCTGGATGGCTTTGGAGACGGCCTGTGGCTGCGCGGCACGGACGTGAGCAGCCGGGCACTGGTGAACAATGTGGCCTTTGGCATTCTGCAGGCCACCCGTACCCGCATTTCCAAAACAGAATATATTTCCTGCCCTTCCTGTGGCCGCACCCTGTTTGACCTCCAGGAAACCACGGCCCGCATCCGCGCGGTGACCCATCACCTGAAAGGCGTGAAGATCGCGATCATGGGGTGCATTGTAAACGGCCCGGGTGAGATGGCGGATGCCGACTTTGGCTACGTAGGCAGTGGCGTGGGCAAGATCACGTTGTACCGTGGCAAGGAAGTGGTGAAGCGTGGCCTGAGCAGCGAGGTGGCGGTTGACGAGCTCATTGATCTCATCAAAGACCACGGCATGTGGGTGGAGAAGAATTAG
- a CDS encoding LysR family transcriptional regulator produces MFDFRLRVFYTVAKRLSFTKAAEELFISQPAVTKHIHELEQQLGVKVFERIGNRIKLTVAGQIMLKHAETIFTTYRNLEYDINQLKSSQGGLLPIGASTTIAQYFIPPLLAKFHQRYPDVEISLIMGNTEQIEQALLEKNIELGIIEGKSKNPLLKYVELAKDEIVLVGNARHTYGQDDKLTANDLKQIPLLMREHGSGTLEVILDALSQLKLKPTDLNIAMYMGSTESIKSYLANSNCVAFLPLQAIKRELEAGDFKLLSMKNFSLVRKFHFIYLQGQQDKLAQHFIRFAKQNSPE; encoded by the coding sequence ATGTTCGATTTCAGACTCAGGGTATTTTACACCGTGGCCAAGCGCCTCAGCTTTACCAAGGCGGCAGAGGAGCTTTTCATTTCCCAGCCGGCCGTGACCAAGCATATTCACGAACTGGAACAGCAACTGGGCGTGAAAGTGTTTGAGCGCATTGGCAACCGCATTAAACTCACGGTGGCAGGGCAGATCATGCTGAAACATGCAGAGACCATCTTCACCACTTACCGCAACCTGGAGTACGACATTAACCAGCTGAAAAGCTCCCAGGGTGGATTGCTGCCCATAGGCGCGTCCACCACCATTGCACAGTATTTCATACCCCCGCTGCTGGCCAAGTTCCACCAGCGCTATCCGGATGTGGAGATCTCCCTGATCATGGGCAATACGGAACAGATAGAACAGGCACTCCTGGAAAAAAATATTGAACTGGGCATCATTGAAGGCAAGTCTAAAAATCCCTTGCTGAAGTACGTGGAACTGGCCAAGGACGAGATAGTGCTGGTGGGCAATGCCCGGCACACGTATGGCCAGGATGATAAACTGACGGCCAATGACCTGAAGCAAATACCCCTGCTCATGCGGGAGCACGGCAGTGGCACCCTGGAAGTGATCCTGGACGCCCTTTCCCAGCTGAAACTGAAGCCCACAGACCTCAATATTGCCATGTACATGGGCAGTACGGAAAGCATCAAATCTTACCTGGCCAATTCCAACTGCGTGGCCTTCCTGCCCCTGCAGGCCATCAAACGGGAGCTGGAAGCAGGAGATTTCAAACTACTGTCTATGAAGAATTTCAGCCTGGTGCGCAAGTTCCATTTCATTTACCTCCAAGGCCAGCAGGATAAACTGGCCCAGCACTTCATCCGGTTTGCAAAGCAAAACTCACCGGAATAA
- a CDS encoding tetratricopeptide repeat protein, translated as MIRALKKYLFLVSTILLALHTAQAQTGNKYIRKGNDLYKKQQYADAEANYKKALELNGKSVEGNYNLGNSMYSQKRFDAARKEYDSSMKLTSSKDVKADANYNIGNTYMEAKNWEESIRSYKNALKLDPRDEEARYNLAYAQAMLKNQQNQQNKDNKDNKDKKDQKKQDQKQDKDKQQQPKDQDKDKKDQDKKDQQDQRPQPQPSKMDKQQAERMLEALSQQEKNLQDKMKKVKGQPVQTDKDW; from the coding sequence ATGATCCGTGCATTGAAAAAATATCTTTTCCTTGTAAGTACCATCCTGCTGGCCTTGCACACAGCGCAGGCACAAACAGGCAATAAATACATCCGCAAAGGCAACGACCTGTACAAAAAGCAGCAATACGCCGATGCAGAGGCCAACTATAAAAAAGCCCTGGAACTGAATGGCAAGTCTGTAGAAGGGAACTATAACCTGGGCAACAGTATGTACTCCCAAAAGCGCTTTGATGCAGCCCGCAAAGAGTATGACAGCTCAATGAAGCTTACTTCCAGCAAGGATGTGAAGGCAGATGCCAATTACAACATTGGCAACACCTACATGGAAGCCAAAAACTGGGAAGAAAGCATCCGCTCCTACAAAAATGCACTGAAGCTGGACCCGAGAGACGAAGAGGCCCGCTACAACCTGGCCTATGCGCAGGCCATGCTGAAGAACCAGCAAAACCAGCAGAATAAGGACAACAAGGATAACAAAGACAAGAAGGATCAGAAGAAGCAGGATCAAAAGCAGGATAAAGACAAGCAGCAACAACCCAAGGACCAGGACAAGGATAAGAAAGACCAGGATAAAAAAGACCAGCAGGACCAGCGCCCGCAGCCCCAGCCCAGCAAAATGGACAAGCAACAGGCCGAGCGCATGCTGGAAGCCCTGAGCCAGCAGGAAAAGAACCTGCAGGATAAAATGAAGAAAGTGAAAGGCCAGCCGGTGCAGACGGATAAGGATTGGTAA
- a CDS encoding VWA domain-containing protein has product MLRFQHSEYLWGLVLLVLMLLVFLGVSAWKRRSIKKMGDPALVEEMFSGYSRRLFTLKFLLVFIAFFFGVIGLANLQKGSRMEKITRKGVDVVVALDVSRSMLASDIKPDRLTRAKQLVSKLMDKMENDRIGLVVFAGNAYLQMPLTVDYSAARMYLNTVTPDMIPSQGTAIAEAIRVSNEAYNQKERKHKAMIIISDGEDHDENAIKEARAAFDQGVAISTIGIGSPSGATLPDPETGGVKKDREGNVVISKLNEEELKSIAAAGKGIYQHLDNNNDEVVNTLAAKIDSMEQKEFGENIFTDYNSYFQYFLVVCCVLIAIEFFVPETRRPKAEQPEDTLKPVA; this is encoded by the coding sequence ATGCTAAGATTTCAACATAGTGAATATTTATGGGGCCTGGTGTTGCTGGTACTGATGCTGCTGGTGTTCCTCGGCGTCTCTGCCTGGAAGCGCAGGTCCATCAAAAAGATGGGCGACCCTGCCCTGGTGGAAGAGATGTTCTCCGGCTACTCCCGCCGCCTGTTCACCCTGAAGTTCCTGCTGGTGTTCATCGCATTTTTCTTTGGAGTGATAGGCCTGGCAAACCTGCAGAAGGGCAGCCGCATGGAAAAGATCACCCGCAAAGGGGTAGATGTGGTGGTAGCGCTGGACGTGAGCCGCTCTATGCTGGCATCAGACATAAAGCCAGACCGCCTTACCCGTGCCAAGCAACTGGTCAGTAAGCTGATGGACAAAATGGAGAACGACCGTATAGGCCTGGTGGTTTTTGCGGGCAATGCCTACCTGCAAATGCCGCTCACCGTTGACTATTCTGCGGCCCGCATGTACCTGAACACCGTAACGCCGGACATGATACCCTCCCAGGGTACCGCCATTGCGGAAGCCATTCGTGTAAGCAATGAAGCGTATAACCAGAAAGAGCGCAAGCATAAAGCCATGATCATCATTTCCGATGGGGAAGACCATGATGAAAACGCCATCAAGGAGGCCCGTGCCGCCTTTGACCAGGGCGTGGCCATCAGCACCATCGGCATTGGTTCACCCAGCGGGGCCACCCTGCCCGATCCTGAAACCGGCGGTGTGAAAAAAGACCGGGAAGGCAACGTGGTGATCTCCAAACTGAATGAAGAAGAGCTCAAATCCATTGCCGCCGCCGGCAAGGGTATTTACCAGCACCTGGACAATAACAACGATGAAGTGGTAAATACCCTGGCTGCCAAAATAGACAGCATGGAGCAGAAAGAGTTTGGCGAGAATATTTTTACTGATTACAATTCTTATTTCCAGTACTTCCTGGTGGTTTGCTGCGTGCTGATCGCCATTGAATTTTTTGTACCGGAAACCCGTCGCCCGAAAGCTGAGCAGCCGGAAGACACCCTAAAACCCGTAGCATGA
- a CDS encoding penicillin-binding transpeptidase domain-containing protein — protein sequence MKKTGWILLALVLCLSACAPNNVKNEPDWEKYFTKYKAEGCFMLFDNSQGQFQAYNMDRIRLRFQPANTFDIFNTLVALQTGKIAHTSTVVADSAAGQSLTTVQAFKDNNTAHFQQLARLTGKSALAAWMDSVKYGNMKISSVDQFWLDNSLLISPDEQLGFAKKLYFDNLPFTKTAMEEVRKMMVQETTDKYILSYKTGAGMMGKKNEGWVIGWVEENRHPTFFVLNIESEDPAFDMNRIRLETAKAILADAGYFKGEK from the coding sequence ATGAAAAAAACAGGCTGGATCTTACTGGCGCTGGTGCTTTGCCTCAGCGCGTGTGCACCGAACAATGTGAAAAATGAGCCCGATTGGGAAAAATACTTCACCAAATACAAGGCGGAAGGCTGCTTTATGCTGTTTGACAACAGCCAAGGGCAGTTCCAGGCTTATAACATGGACCGCATCCGCCTGCGCTTCCAGCCTGCCAACACCTTTGATATTTTCAACACCCTGGTAGCCCTGCAAACCGGTAAGATCGCCCACACCAGCACGGTGGTGGCAGATAGCGCCGCGGGGCAAAGCCTTACCACGGTCCAGGCTTTCAAAGACAACAATACCGCACATTTCCAGCAACTGGCCCGCCTCACAGGCAAGTCCGCGCTGGCCGCCTGGATGGACAGTGTGAAGTATGGCAACATGAAGATCAGCAGTGTAGACCAGTTCTGGCTGGACAACAGCCTGCTCATCTCCCCGGACGAGCAACTGGGCTTTGCCAAGAAACTATATTTCGATAACCTGCCTTTCACCAAGACCGCCATGGAAGAAGTGCGCAAAATGATGGTGCAGGAAACCACAGACAAGTACATCCTGAGCTATAAAACAGGGGCCGGTATGATGGGTAAAAAGAATGAAGGCTGGGTGATAGGCTGGGTGGAAGAGAACCGTCACCCCACGTTCTTTGTGCTCAACATTGAGTCGGAAGATCCCGCTTTTGATATGAACAGGATCCGCCTGGAAACTGCCAAAGCCATCCTCGCTGATGCGGGCTATTTCAAAGGCGAAAAGTAA
- a CDS encoding lipocalin family protein, with protein MKHLTLTALCALFLAFFAISCSPKTAPADGGSASINKKALNGSWILTDVTFDGIPKGSKITVFDQASYKCFIGSQWDFVSNNNKGSFTLTATDEGCATGNQPIIWSIIQENGGNVFQFKKLYSGDKAKNVTTGYKVALTDVEATSMTWRAAVGFQGQTGYLVYTFQRK; from the coding sequence ATGAAGCACCTTACCCTGACTGCACTTTGCGCCTTATTCCTGGCATTTTTTGCTATTTCCTGCTCCCCCAAGACTGCCCCCGCCGATGGTGGCAGCGCTTCCATTAACAAGAAAGCCCTGAATGGCTCCTGGATCCTGACGGATGTTACCTTTGACGGCATTCCCAAGGGCTCCAAGATCACCGTTTTTGACCAGGCTTCTTACAAATGCTTCATTGGCAGCCAGTGGGATTTTGTATCGAACAATAACAAGGGCTCCTTCACCCTCACAGCCACAGACGAAGGCTGCGCCACCGGCAACCAGCCCATCATCTGGAGCATTATCCAGGAAAATGGCGGTAACGTGTTCCAGTTCAAAAAGCTCTACTCCGGCGATAAGGCCAAGAACGTGACCACCGGCTATAAAGTAGCCCTCACCGATGTAGAAGCCACCTCCATGACCTGGAGGGCTGCTGTAGGTTTCCAGGGCCAAACCGGCTACCTGGTGTATACGTTCCAGCGCAAATAG
- a CDS encoding RNA polymerase sigma factor, with amino-acid sequence MSKAPAHINEQILAARLLAGDPVARQYLYDKYAGAVYGIILQIVADRNKANDVLVRVFAYAFQHIHHFTNAGYHSLFAWLMKQAREISLRETSPSLSPGATVSQGLVLRNNHYIQRFTEGLPEHSSQVFRLCYYKGLSIQAVARMLGLPEETIKQSLSIAMIEFRKYLQSNWS; translated from the coding sequence TTGTCGAAAGCACCCGCCCATATAAATGAACAGATACTGGCTGCGCGCCTGCTGGCCGGTGACCCGGTAGCAAGGCAGTATTTGTACGACAAGTACGCTGGCGCTGTTTATGGGATAATATTACAGATTGTCGCTGACAGGAATAAAGCAAACGATGTACTGGTACGGGTTTTTGCGTACGCATTCCAGCACATCCATCATTTTACCAATGCCGGATATCATTCCCTTTTTGCCTGGTTAATGAAACAAGCCCGGGAAATATCCCTCCGGGAAACATCACCGTCACTAAGCCCTGGTGCAACAGTATCGCAGGGGCTGGTTTTAAGGAATAATCACTACATTCAGCGTTTTACAGAGGGACTTCCGGAACATAGCAGTCAGGTTTTCCGTCTTTGCTATTATAAAGGGCTTAGTATCCAGGCCGTAGCCCGTATGTTGGGCCTCCCGGAAGAAACAATAAAGCAGTCCCTCTCGATTGCCATGATTGAATTCAGAAAATATCTACAGTCCAATTGGAGCTAG
- a CDS encoding SRPBCC family protein: MAAIHRLERTQLIPISLEKAWDFFSRPHNLEQITPAYMRFHITSPPVAHMYAGEVITYVIHPLLGIPLRWMTEITHVQEGRYFVDEQKKGPYALWHHQHHFEQVPGGVKMTDIVHYQLPLGLLGTLAEKLFVARQLEDIFAFRRKAITQLFGSLQE, from the coding sequence ATGGCAGCTATCCACCGGTTGGAACGTACGCAGCTCATTCCCATTTCCCTGGAAAAGGCATGGGACTTCTTTTCCCGGCCGCATAACCTGGAGCAGATCACCCCGGCCTACATGCGTTTTCATATCACCTCCCCGCCGGTAGCGCACATGTATGCCGGGGAGGTGATCACTTATGTCATCCACCCCCTGCTGGGCATTCCCCTGCGCTGGATGACGGAGATCACCCACGTACAGGAAGGACGTTATTTTGTGGACGAGCAGAAGAAAGGCCCGTACGCCCTGTGGCACCACCAGCACCATTTTGAGCAGGTACCGGGCGGGGTGAAGATGACAGATATTGTGCACTACCAGCTGCCCCTGGGCCTCCTGGGCACATTGGCGGAAAAGCTTTTCGTGGCCCGCCAACTGGAAGATATTTTCGCTTTCCGCAGAAAGGCGATCACGCAATTGTTTGGAAGCCTGCAGGAATAG